The Cannabis sativa cultivar Pink pepper isolate KNU-18-1 unplaced genomic scaffold, ASM2916894v1 Contig3, whole genome shotgun sequence genome window below encodes:
- the LOC133033235 gene encoding uncharacterized protein LOC133033235 — protein sequence MDHQSCPQTTDDRDVMETIKKKKAKTVSCDDHNDCQRDEQEEVDCENDNDNDDDEGKIDKFFELITSFKEARNRLRKGVNVMSNNDDNSNQEIKMNERNTIAQTKKRKQFYDDNDINSGKTSWIPSFVREDFISGLEFRGIPSVFSTPNNNTSNIPNDQSHPRRKSQFINGLNLNLSL from the coding sequence atggaTCATCAGAGTTGTCCTCAAACGACTGATGACAGAGATGTAATGGAGACTATTAAGAAGAAGAAGGCCAAGACAGTGTCTTGTGATGACCATAATGATTGTCAGCGAGATGAGCAAGAAGAAGTTGATTGCGAAAACGATAATGATAATGACGATGATGAAGGTAAAATTGATAAGTTTTTTGAGTTGATTACGAGTTTTAAAGAAGCTCGAAATCGGTTGAGAAAAGGTGTAAATGTTATGAGTAATAATGATGATAATAGTAATCAAGAAATCAAGATGAATGAGAGGAATACGATTGCGCAGACGAAGAAGAGGAAGCAGTTTTATGATGATAACGACATTAATAGTGGCAAAACCAGTTGGATACCTTCGTTTGTGAGAGAAGATTTCATTTCTGGACTCGAATTTCGAGGAATTCCTTCAGTTTTTTCAACGCCCAATAACAACACTAGTAATATTCCTAACGATCAATCTCATCCTCGTCGCAAATCTCAATTCATCAATGGTTTGAACCTTAATCTTTCCCTGTAG
- the LOC115702456 gene encoding uncharacterized protein LOC115702456, with translation MSADVSTYHGGDGGGTDPPDPSRVLPTCQTTPPPRRRGCGLATNLDVDQRRRDAGKPLPLKLDAVTGKVVGKENQAFVRQMGVEVTITLPGYYLNFNEIPQHFKDQIVEKMKYLYDIDGHPEPERVMSTLYHEMKRRYYSWKQIIDLFLSPKFIARSNQNKKNRGEMQYLSTQGSRSMAASRNEHDVPEDYAIHTWKRGHLRKGTEDTWISETCKELHEKMLEEVASMTDTEDDSSDGSVSKYKKLKAMNKVLGSQSNYLRGLGYKLKGSSETSSSTQSRAQSQIPTSSITPEDMGVFAEFMLKMRDKIDQSGTSSDAPQQQQQQQQQQPPRSPQLPQFFQQEQQNSPNMSAGSSQSPQLHYMFGLPSQSPPKFFSDAAGGSQTQPMVGNIGGSSQQHYPMYGQFGSLLQQQPVYGQMGGSPQQPMYGQFFSAQSQQQQQQPILVRPQPRQYVEILPTPQTGQPYYPIPPAQSRDNLDGSRLSSDADEFLEYTDLNNDS, from the exons ATGTCAGCTGATGTATCCACTTATCATGGTGGAGACGGGGGTGGTACCGATCCACCGGACCCTAGTAGGGTTCTGCCGACTTGTCAGACGACTCCACCGCCAAGAAGAAGGGGATGTGGCCTTGCTACCAACTTGGATGTTGACCAAAGAAGGCGGGATGCAGGAAAACCATTACCACTAAAGCTTGATGCCGTGACAGGCAAAGTGGTTGGTAAAGAAAATCAAGCTTTTGTACGTCAAATGGGTGTTGAGGTCACAATTACGTTGCCAGGATACTACTTGAATTTTAATGAAATCCCTCAACACTTTAAAGACCAAATTGTAGAAAAAATGAAG TATTTGTACGATATTGATGGCCATCCTGAGCCTGAAAGAGTGATGAGTACTCTTTATCATGAGATGAAGAGAAGATATT ATAGTTGGAAACAAATCATTGACTTATTTTTGAGCCCAAAATTCATTGCGCGTTcaaatcaaaacaagaaaaatagagGGGAAATGCAGTATTTGTCAACGCAAGGCTCGAGGTCGATGGCAGCGTCTCGTAATGAACAT GACGTCCCGGAAGATTACGCAATTCATACTTGGAAGAGAGGCCACCTCAGAAAAGGAACAGAAGACACTTGGATTAGCGAGACATGCAAAGAACTACAT GAGAAAATGCTTGAAGAGGTTGCTAGCATGACGGATACAGAAGATGATTCTAGCGATGGGTCTGTTAGCAAATACAAGAAATTAAAAGCTATGAATAAAGTTCTTGGGAGCCAGTCGAACTATCTAAGGGGACTGGGTTATAAATTGAAAGGCAGCTCGGAAACAAGTTCTAGTACTCAAAGTCGAGCTCAATCACAAATACCGACTTCATCCATTACTCCGGAAGATATGGGAGTCTTTGCCGAGTTTATGTTGAAAATGCGTGATAAGATTGACCAGTCTGGCACCTCCAGTGACGC gccacaacaacaacaacaacaacaacaacaacaaccaccaCGCTCGCCTCAGCTGCCTCAGTTTTTTCAACAAGAACAACAAAATTCTCCCAACATGTCTGCTGGCTCTTCACAATCACCTCAGTTGCATTACATGTTCGGGCTTCCCTCACAGTCTCCTCCTAAATTTTTTTCGGATGCCGCTGGAGGATCTCAGACACAACCTATGGTTGGCAATATTGGAGGCTCATCCCAACAACACTACCCTATGTACGGTCAATTTGGGTCATTGTTGCAGCAACAACCTGTGTATGGTCAAATGGGAGGATCTCCACAACAGCCTATGTATGGTCAGTTTTTTAGTGCGCAGAGTcagcaacaacagcaacaaccaaTTTTGGTTCGCCCGCAGCCTCGACAATATGTGGAGATCTTACCAACACCGCAGACTGGACAACCTTATTACCCTATCCCACCTGCTCAATCCCGTGATAATCTTGATGGTTCAAGACTTAGCTCGGATGCAGATGAATTTTTAGAGTATACTGATTTGAATAATGATAGTTag